In Candidatus Poribacteria bacterium, one genomic interval encodes:
- a CDS encoding amidohydrolase family protein, whose amino-acid sequence METLTIVNGDIYTPTHYGHGSIVIQDDKISAITSEALQPAGEVIDASGCLVIPGLIDGLVHGGGGYDSMTGQVEDIATIARAHAQSGVTSLVLGISSGSMAQINGALTAIAQIVDEPVADGSQILGSYVEGKFGSLAKNGAQNAKYITPPNFEEFHAMWAASDGTLKVISVAPENDENLQFIKHLSTFKADAYNNIVIAMGHTNATYRQAMEAIDAGITRATHTYNGMSGMHHRDLGAVEAVLSHPDIHAELIVDEHHVHPFWGNHLIQQKGINAVGLITDCTELAGVPTEEWQESATYMPELDAYRLNEDMGSESDTAFEVGSTEKYVRNGAMWLDVGKPTERLAGATITLMDGIRNVINWEHAIEDALTMATLTPAQNLGVTESIGSIAAGKIADIVIVDDNLSVQRVILRGKLLKN is encoded by the coding sequence ATGGAAACACTGACGATTGTGAATGGCGACATCTATACCCCAACGCATTACGGGCACGGAAGTATCGTCATTCAAGATGACAAAATTTCAGCGATAACATCAGAAGCACTTCAACCAGCAGGGGAGGTTATTGATGCATCCGGATGCCTCGTGATTCCGGGGTTGATTGATGGATTAGTGCATGGTGGTGGCGGCTATGATAGCATGACGGGTCAAGTTGAAGATATTGCGACAATCGCGCGGGCACATGCGCAGAGCGGTGTCACTTCGTTGGTGTTAGGGATTTCTTCCGGAAGCATGGCACAAATCAACGGTGCCTTAACTGCTATTGCACAGATCGTCGATGAACCGGTAGCAGACGGTTCTCAGATTTTAGGGTCGTATGTGGAAGGGAAATTTGGGAGTCTCGCTAAAAACGGCGCACAGAACGCGAAGTATATTACACCTCCGAATTTTGAAGAATTCCATGCAATGTGGGCGGCTTCTGATGGCACCTTGAAAGTTATCTCCGTCGCACCCGAAAACGACGAGAATCTCCAATTCATCAAGCACCTCTCGACCTTTAAGGCAGACGCTTACAACAACATCGTCATTGCGATGGGGCATACAAACGCAACCTATCGACAGGCGATGGAAGCGATTGACGCAGGTATAACGCGCGCAACACACACCTATAACGGCATGAGCGGAATGCACCACCGCGACCTTGGAGCCGTTGAAGCTGTCCTCTCCCATCCGGATATCCACGCAGAACTTATCGTTGATGAACATCACGTTCACCCTTTCTGGGGCAATCACCTGATTCAGCAGAAAGGGATCAATGCAGTTGGACTCATCACAGATTGCACAGAACTCGCAGGTGTCCCTACGGAAGAATGGCAGGAGTCGGCAACATACATGCCTGAACTTGACGCTTATCGCCTCAACGAAGACATGGGTTCTGAAAGCGACACAGCCTTTGAAGTAGGCAGTACCGAGAAATACGTCCGTAACGGGGCGATGTGGTTGGATGTCGGGAAACCTACTGAACGGCTTGCTGGTGCGACAATTACACTCATGGATGGCATTCGCAACGTTATAAACTGGGAACACGCTATCGAAGATGCCTTAACAATGGCAACATTAACGCCTGCCCAAAATTTAGGCGTTACGGAATCGATCGGTTCGATAGCCGCCGGTAAAATAGCAGATATCGTTATTGTTGATGACAATTTAAGCGTTCAAAGGGTTATTTTACGTGGAAAACTGCTGAAAAATTAG
- a CDS encoding ThuA domain-containing protein, with protein sequence MLNLCMLSGSFEYDSEVSLKIFKTFVEKHYPIQANLIIYGSEDDDPSLAALNDADALLVFTRRLNTDGASLRQFQTYCEQGRPIVGVRTASHAYQNWLAFDKDVLGGDYQGHYGHGPMTRVEIVEAGHPILKDIPAFDCYGSLYKNPSLRDDTSLLLMGHTDEHSEPVAWTRLHNGGRICYTSLGHQKDFEVEPFLRFLAQSILWVSEQI encoded by the coding sequence GTGCTTAATTTGTGTATGCTTTCAGGTTCCTTTGAATACGATTCCGAAGTATCTTTGAAGATTTTCAAGACCTTTGTTGAGAAACACTATCCGATTCAAGCGAATTTAATTATTTACGGTTCCGAGGATGACGATCCCTCTTTGGCAGCGTTGAACGACGCAGACGCTTTGTTGGTTTTCACACGTCGCCTCAATACAGATGGGGCATCGCTCAGACAGTTTCAAACGTACTGTGAACAGGGCAGACCAATCGTCGGGGTCAGGACAGCGAGTCATGCGTATCAAAACTGGCTGGCGTTTGATAAAGATGTTCTCGGTGGGGATTATCAAGGACATTACGGTCATGGACCGATGACGCGTGTTGAAATCGTTGAGGCGGGACATCCAATTCTGAAGGATATACCAGCGTTCGATTGTTATGGGAGTCTTTACAAAAACCCATCACTTCGTGATGATACGTCTTTACTCTTAATGGGACACACAGATGAACATTCAGAACCTGTCGCATGGACGCGTTTACATAACGGCGGTCGCATCTGTTATACTTCATTAGGGCACCAGAAAGATTTTGAAGTAGAACCCTTTTTACGATTCCTTGCACAAAGTATTTTGTGGGTATCGGAACAGATTTAG
- a CDS encoding dihydrofolate reductase, giving the protein MVISMIAAMDKNRLIGNGPHIPWQLPADRRHFRDMTIGKPVVMGRKTFETLKRPLGKRRNIILTRNTAYKAPEGCIVTHSVEEVLNVCKDSEELMICGGAPIYEAFLAHADRLYLTQVHATFEGDVYFPAFDMEAWQEVKRIDGEPDEKNPYPYSFLFLERK; this is encoded by the coding sequence ATGGTAATTTCAATGATTGCCGCGATGGACAAAAATCGGCTTATTGGCAACGGACCGCATATTCCGTGGCAGCTACCTGCTGATCGGCGGCATTTTCGCGATATGACAATCGGTAAACCTGTTGTTATGGGACGTAAGACTTTTGAAACACTCAAACGTCCGCTTGGCAAACGGCGCAACATCATTCTCACGCGAAATACGGCTTATAAGGCACCGGAAGGTTGTATCGTCACCCATTCCGTAGAAGAGGTCCTTAACGTTTGTAAGGATTCAGAAGAGCTCATGATATGTGGTGGTGCCCCTATCTACGAAGCCTTTTTAGCGCACGCGGACCGGCTCTACCTCACACAGGTTCACGCCACATTTGAAGGTGATGTCTATTTCCCCGCGTTTGATATGGAAGCGTGGCAAGAAGTGAAACGCATTGATGGTGAACCCGATGAGAAAAATCCTTATCCTTACAGTTTTCTGTTTTTAGAAAGAAAATAG